From a region of the Deltaproteobacteria bacterium genome:
- a CDS encoding Zn-ribbon domain-containing OB-fold protein, translating into MAEGTQASGEKKARPIVPFLRLGDRPHLVGKKCDQCGAVYLGNRVACSKCSTTGPFSEIPLSTKGSLWVYSIVHQSAPGIPTPYVAAIVDLPEGVSVRCNIIDVEPDPAKIPFGMPVEMITRKVREDKEGNDIIAFFFRPASKN; encoded by the coding sequence ATGGCAGAAGGAACACAAGCGAGTGGCGAGAAGAAGGCGCGGCCGATCGTGCCGTTCCTGCGGCTCGGTGATCGCCCGCATCTGGTGGGTAAGAAGTGCGACCAGTGCGGTGCGGTCTATCTCGGGAACCGCGTGGCGTGCTCGAAGTGCAGCACGACCGGTCCCTTCTCCGAAATTCCGCTAAGCACGAAGGGCAGCTTGTGGGTGTACTCGATTGTCCACCAGTCGGCGCCCGGGATCCCGACGCCCTATGTCGCCGCCATCGTTGATTTGCCCGAAGGCGTGAGTGTGCGTTGCAACATCATCGATGTCGAGCCCGATCCCGCCAAGATCCCGTTCGGCATGCCGGTGGAAATGATCACCAGGAAGGTCCGGGAGGACAAAGAGGGTAACGACATCATCGCGTTCTTCTTCCGCCCGGCGAGCAAGAACTAA
- a CDS encoding AsmA family protein, which yields MRKLALGLVALVLLLALAAVIVTVALDRLVAANREAILARVQAALGRPVRVARITVRVRAALSIVLTEVEVGEDPEFGREPFLRAAEVTAELRLMPLLQRRLEVGHVAIVLPTIRFVSIDGRRNIDSLGRQSQLAPLAETPATVRLVADREGSPTTEPPFALVIESAVVRDGTLIAVDRGPAVESTTTIRHVDLGVRDFGRARPIPLQIDAALGDEPPSVHLAGSVGPATDRTRIPLILHGSVGPFANLHVTVDGLDIQALVTDHSLELERVRGNAAGGSFAFSGAVALSSDGPLHLAGEIAGVSLAQLQVLRGAASVHPIEGTGSLRIDLSGRVGSRLLESLAGRVAVEATHGTIHDFNLVDELLTKLSHLPGLAQALSHHLKPKYGRLLNATDTRFERLAATLRLADGRAETDDLTLAGEDFGAHAAGTVALTREVNLHGMVLMSKRFSDDVVADVKEVRYVVDDQGQLAIPFVLRGQLGQAKPKPDPAYIDQLIERALQRGAADKLVDKLFGGKHHGKPESAPPDAGGVLERKLRDLIGR from the coding sequence ATGCGCAAACTCGCGCTCGGTCTAGTGGCGCTGGTGCTGTTGTTGGCGCTGGCGGCGGTCATCGTGACGGTGGCGCTCGACCGTCTCGTCGCGGCGAACCGCGAGGCGATCCTCGCGCGTGTACAAGCGGCCCTCGGGAGGCCGGTGCGAGTCGCGCGAATCACGGTACGCGTGCGAGCGGCGCTCAGCATCGTGCTGACGGAGGTCGAGGTCGGTGAAGATCCGGAATTCGGCCGGGAGCCGTTTCTGCGTGCGGCGGAAGTCACGGCAGAGTTGAGGTTGATGCCGTTGCTGCAGCGCCGCCTCGAGGTTGGACACGTGGCGATCGTTTTGCCGACGATCCGTTTCGTATCGATCGACGGACGGCGCAACATCGACAGCCTTGGCCGTCAGTCGCAACTTGCTCCACTCGCCGAAACCCCGGCGACCGTGCGGTTGGTGGCGGATCGCGAGGGCTCGCCAACCACCGAGCCCCCGTTCGCTCTGGTGATCGAGTCGGCGGTGGTTCGTGACGGCACGCTGATCGCCGTCGATCGCGGACCGGCCGTGGAGTCGACGACGACGATACGGCACGTCGATCTAGGGGTGCGCGACTTCGGGCGCGCACGGCCAATACCGCTTCAGATCGATGCCGCACTCGGTGATGAGCCGCCGAGCGTGCACCTCGCGGGTAGCGTCGGCCCGGCGACAGATCGCACGCGGATACCACTGATTCTGCACGGCAGCGTCGGCCCGTTCGCGAATCTCCATGTGACCGTCGACGGTCTCGACATTCAAGCCCTCGTTACCGATCACTCGCTAGAGCTCGAACGCGTTCGTGGCAACGCTGCGGGCGGCAGCTTTGCGTTCTCGGGCGCGGTCGCACTGTCCAGCGACGGGCCGCTGCACCTCGCGGGTGAGATTGCCGGCGTCAGCCTCGCCCAACTGCAGGTTCTACGCGGCGCGGCGTCCGTGCATCCGATCGAAGGCACAGGTTCGCTGCGCATCGACCTCAGCGGTCGCGTGGGATCCAGATTGCTCGAGTCGCTTGCGGGCCGTGTGGCGGTCGAGGCAACCCACGGTACGATTCACGATTTCAATCTCGTCGACGAGCTGCTGACGAAGCTTTCGCACCTCCCGGGCTTGGCCCAGGCGCTCTCGCATCACCTCAAACCCAAGTACGGCCGGCTGCTGAACGCAACCGATACGCGGTTCGAGCGCCTGGCGGCGACGCTGCGCCTGGCCGATGGCCGTGCGGAAACCGATGACCTTACGCTGGCCGGTGAAGATTTCGGCGCGCACGCCGCCGGCACTGTCGCGCTGACGCGCGAAGTGAATCTGCATGGCATGGTGCTGATGTCGAAACGCTTCAGCGACGATGTGGTGGCCGACGTGAAGGAGGTTCGATACGTGGTCGATGACCAGGGCCAGCTGGCGATTCCGTTCGTCTTGCGCGGCCAACTCGGTCAGGCGAAGCCGAAACCCGATCCAGCGTATATCGATCAGCTGATCGAGCGGGCACTCCAGCGCGGCGCGGCCGACAAACTGGTCGACAAGTTGTTCGGTGGCAAACACCACGGCAAGCCAGAGTCTGCTCCGCCCGACGCGGGCGGCGTTCTCGAGCGCAAGCTGCGCGATCTGATCGGGCGGTGA